From Micromonospora carbonacea:
GCCAGGTCATCTGGTCCACCCCCGCGTCCGGCGACAACGGCCGCGGCGTCTCCGGCGACATCTGGGCCGGCAGCCCCGGCGCCGAGTCCTGGTCGGCGGCGGTGAGCTACCTGGCCAACACCCGGGGCCAGAACGTCGGCCGCAAGCCGTCGTCGACGAACTTCCTCGCCTGGTGGGACGGCGACCCGGTCCGCGAGCTCCTCGACGCCACGAAGATCGACAAGTACGGCACCTCCGGCGAGACCCGGCTGCTCACCGGCAGCGACGTCGCCGCCAACAACGGCACCAAGGCCACCCCGGCGCTCTCCGGCGACATCCTCGGCGACTGGCGGGAAGAGGTGATCTGGCGCACCGGCGACAGCCGCGCCCTGCGCATCTACAGCACCCCGACCCAGACCAGCACCCGGATCTACACCCTCATGCACGACCCGCAGTACCGCGCCGCGATCGCCTGGCAGAACACGGCCTACAACCAGCCGCCGCATCCGGGGTTCTTCATCGGAGACGGCATGGGCAACCCGCCCACGCCCAACATCTACCTGCGCTGACCGCGCTTAGGTAAGGTGGCAGGCACCGGGCCGCAGCCGCGGAATCCGCACAGCTCCGGCCCGGTGCACCACACCGCAGCACCCCCGACCCGTCCCGACCGGGGAGTGCCGTACCACCACCGGAACCAAAGTTACGCGGCGACCGCAACGCACCGGTGACGCCGGTATGAAGATCGTGTTTCGGGCGTTTCCAACCGGGTCCACCCCTACCGGCCCACCGGGTTCACCCCTGCCGGCGCAACCCGCCCGCCACCTTCTCGGCGACCAGTTCGAACGAGCGCACCCGGTCCGCCCCGTCGTACACCATCGACGTCAGCATCAACTCGTCCGCGCCGGTCCGCGCCAGCAACTCCGTCAACTGCCGGCCCACCGTCTCCGGTGAGCCCATCGCCTGCCCCTCCCGCCGCTGCACGACGAACTCCCGCTCCGCCGCCGTGTACGGGTACGCCGCCGCCTCCTCCGGCGACGCCAACGGCTGCGGCCGCCCCGAACGCAGCTTCAGGAACGCCAGCGCCGACGGCCCCGCCAGCCACTGCGCCCGCTCGTCGGTCTCCGCGCAGATCGTGTTCACCGCCACCATCGCGTACGGCTGCGACAGCCACCGCGACGGCCGGAAGTGCTGCCGGTACAGCGCCAACGCCGGCAGCGTGTGCTGCGCGCTGAAGTGGTGCGCGAACGAGAACGGCAGCCCCAGCAGCCCCGCGAGCTGCGCGCTGAACCCGCTGGAGCCCAGCAGCCACACCTGCGGCTGCTCGCCCCGCCCCGGCGTCGCCACGATCGGGCCCGCGTGCTCGCCGGTGAAGTAGCCCATCAGGTCGGCCAGCTCCCGGGGGAACCCCTCGGCCGACAGCCCCTCCATCGTCCGGCGCAACGCCAGCGCCGTCACCTGGTCGGTCCCCGGCGCCCGGCCGATGCCCAGGTCGATCCGGCCCGGGTGCAGCGCCTCCAACGTGCCGAACTGCTCGGCCACCACCAGCGGCGCGTGGTTGGGCAGCATCACCCCGCCCGAGCCCAGCCGGATCGTGCTCGTGTGGGCGGCCAGGTGCGCGATCAGCACCGCCGGCGCCGAACTCGCGATCGCCGGCATGTTGTGGTGCTCGGCCACCCAGAACCGCCGGTAGCCCAGCTCCTCGGCCCGCCGCGCCAGCTCGGTGGTGTGCCGCAGGGCCTCGCCGGCCGTGGAGCCGGCGGCGACCGGGGCGACGTCAAGGACTGACAGAGGTACGTTGATCACGGCTGGAACCAACCCCGGCGGCACCCGGATTGTTCCCGCCCGCCCCGCCCCCGCCCGCCCCGGCGTCCGGGAGCCGCCCGCCCGCCCCGCCCCGCAGCAGCCCGAGCACGAGCAGGCCCGCCCCGATGCCCACCCCGGCCGCCACCGCGAAGCTCGCCCGTACCCCGCCCACCGCCGCCGCCCGCGTCGCCCCCGCCAGCAGCTCCCGCCCCTCCGGCGGCACCGCCCCCAGCAGGCCCGGGGCCCGCCCACCGGCGACGGCGTGGGCGACCCCCGCCGCGTCGGCGACCCCCCGCGCGTGCAGGACGCCCCGCGCCCCCGCCGCGAAGACGCTGCCCAGCGCGGCGATGCCGAAGGCGAACCCGAGCTGCCGGCAGGTGTTCACCGCGCCGGCCGCCATCCCGCCCCGCGCCGCCGGCACCAGCGACATCGCCACCGCGCCCAGCGCCGGCGTCGCCAGCCCCACCCCCACGCCGATCACCGCCCCACCCGGCACCAGCACCGGCCAGCCCGCCGCCCCCCGCGCCAGCACCGCCGTCACCGCGCTGCCCACCCCCACGCACAGCAGCCCCCCACCGATCACCAGGCCCGGCCGCCGGCCGTGCAGCGCCCGCCCGGACACCGCCGACACCACGAACGCCACCACCGACATGGGCAGCCCGGTCAGCCCCGCGCCGACCGGCCCCAACCCCAGCACCGACTGCAACCAGATCATCGAGTACGCCAGCGGCGCGAACGCCGCGAACGTCAACAGCAGCCCCGCCAGCAGCACCGCCACGAACGCCCCGTCCCGCAGCAGCGCCAGGTCGAACAGGGGCTGCCGGACCCGCCGCTCCACCACGGCGAACCCCGCCAGCAGCACCGCCGCCGCGCCCGCCGACACCCACACCACGGCGTCCGACCAGCCCGCCCCGGCCGCGCGGATCAGCGCGTACGTCGCGCAGCCCGCCGCCACGGCGAACACGACCACCCCGCCGACGTCCACCCGCCCACCCGCCGCCGGGCGGCCCGCCGGCAGCGTCCGCGCGCCCAGCCCGAGCGCGACCGCGCTGACCGGCAGGTTCACGAAGAAGATCCAGTGCCACGACACGCCCTCGGTGAGCAGCCCACCCAGCACCGGGCCCACCGCCGCCGACGCCCCCGACACCGCGCCCCACACCCCGTAGGCGGTGCCCCGGTCCCGACCCGCGTACGCCCCGTCGAGCAGCGCGAACGTCGTCGCGAACATCGCCGCCGCGCCGAGGCCCTGCGCCGCCCGCGCCGCGACCAGCGCCCCCGCGCCGGGCGCGAGCCCGCACGCCAGCGACGACGACGCGAACACCACCACCCCCGCCAGGTACGTCACCCGGTGTCCGACCCGGTCGGCCACCGCGCCCGCCCCCAGCACCAGCGCGGCGAGGGCCAGCGCGTACGCGTCGACGACCCACTGCACCGCGCCGAACGACGCGTCCAGGTCCCGCACCATGTCCGGCAGCGCGACCGTCACCACCGTCACGTCGACCAGCAGCATGAACGTGCCCAGGCAGACCGCCGTCAGGGGAAACCATCTGCGCATGCCGACACCCGTGTCTCTCCCGGCCCCGCGCGACGGCCGGTGGGCCGGTGCGCCTCACCCCGTACAACGCGGCCGGCCCGGTCACGTCACCGGCCCGCCGGCCCATTGGCGTACGGGCCCGCCGGTCTGTTGCCGAACCGACCTGCCAACCTGTTGCCGCGCCGGCCCGCCGGCCCCCGCCCGGTTCGGCCCTCAGCCCGCGCCGCGCACCTGCTCGAAGATGAGGCTCGTCTGGGTGTGCTGCACCGCCGGATCCACCGCCAGATGGTCGAGCACGAAGTCCCGCAACGCGTCCCCGGACGCGGCCCGCACGTGCAGCACGTAGTCCTCCGCGCCCGCCACGTGGAACACCGACACCACCCCCGGCAGCCGCACCGAGCGGGCCCGGAACGCGTCCACCGCCGCCCGCTCGTGCGCCGTCAACCGCACCGACACCAACGCCTGCAACGGCAGGCCCACCGCCGCCGGGTCCACCTCCGCGTGGAACCCCCGGATCGCCCCGCACTCCCGCAGCGCCCTCGTGCGCGTCAGACAGGTCGACGCGGCCACCCCCACCCGCTCGGCGAGGGCGTTGTTCGGCAGCCGGCCGTCCGCCGCCAGCTCGGTCAGGATCGCGCGGTCGACGTCGTCCAGGGCGGCGAAGGGCCGCACATCATTCGGTGCAACGGGCATCCACCCATCCTGCTCCGAATCACCGCGTAACTGAAGGCCGACTCACAGAATCTTCTGCGGATCTGTTGCCCGGATCCGCCACTATGTTCGACGCTTCCGGTCATGCCCAGCGCCGTGGACCCCCGCAACGTCGACACCGCAGCCGTGCACGCCGGCCGCGCCGACCTCGCCGCCCTCGGCGTCCACGCCCCGCCCATCGACCTGTCCACCACCAACCCGCTGCCCTCGGTCGCCACCGGCGGCGAAGCCTACGAGCTCCTCGCCACCGGCAACGCCCTCCCGCCCGGCGACAGCGCCGTCTACCAGCGGCTCTGGAACCCCACCGTCGCCCGCTTCGAGACCGCCCTCGCCGAGCTCGAAGACACCCCCGCCGCCGTCGCCTTCGCCAGCGGCATGGCCGCCCTCACCGCCACCCTGCTCGCCGCCACCCGCGACGGCAACCGCCACGTCGTCGCCGTCCGCCCCCTCTACGGCGGCACCGACCACGTCCTCGCCACCGGCCTGCTCCACACCGACGTCACCTGGGCCCGCCCCGACCAGGTCGCCGCCGCGATCCGCCCCGACACCGCCCTCGTCGTCGTCGAGACGCCCGCCAACCCCACCCTCGACCTCGTCGACATCGCCGCCCTCGCCGCCGCAGCCGGCGACACCCCGCTGCTGGTCGACAACACCGTCGCCACCCCCGTGCTCCAGCGGCCCGCCCGGCACGGCGCCGCCCTCGTCCTGCACAGCGCCACCAAGAGCATCGGCGGCCACGGCGACGTCCTCGCCGGCGTCGTCGCCTGCGGCGAGGACTGGGCCGCCCGGCTGCGCCAGGTCCGCGCCCTCACCGGCGCGATCCTGCACCCCCTCGGCGCGTACCTGCTGCACCGCGGCCTGCAGACCCTGCCCCTGCGGGTGCGCGCCCAGTCCGCCGGGGCCGAGAAACTCGCCGCCTGGCTCGCCCGGCACCCCGCCGTCGCCCGCGTGCACCACCCCGGCCTCGACGACCCCACCGGGCTCGTCGGCCGGCAGATGACCGGCACCGGCAGCCTGCTCGCCTTCGAGGTACGCGGCGGCGCGCCCGCCGCCGCCACCGTCGCCGCCGCCTGCCGGCTGATCACCCACGCCGTCTCCCTCGGCGGCGTCGACACCCTCGTCCAGCACCCCGCCTCGCTCACCCACCGGCCCGTCGCCGGCGACGCCCGGCCCGCCGGCGGGCTGCTGCGCCTCTCCGTCGGCCTGGAGGACCCGGAGGACCTGCGGGCGGACCTGGCGCAGGCGCTCGCCGCGCTCGGCTGACGCCGCCGCTGACCGCTGCCGCTGACTGCTGCCGCTGCCGGACCCCGCCGCCCCGCCCGGCCGGTCAGGACTTCGGGCCGACGTGCCGGTCCAGCACCGCGACCGCCTCGCGCCGGGCCACTGACAGCGAGTTGGGGCGGTTCATCCGCCAGGCGACGCCGAGCAGGCCCAGCGTCCACTGGCAGAGCCCCATGATGTCGGCGGACTCGTTGCTGAACAGGTAGCGCGGGTAGACGTAGCCCCTGCAGCGCACGGTCACCCGGTTGGTCACCCGGCAGCCGTCGGAGTGGAACAGGCCGCGCGCGAAGTCCCCGGGGCGGGCGGCGACCAGCGCGCGCTGCCAGTCGGCGAGGACGATCGGCCGCTCGTGCTTCTTGCCCGGCCCGTGCTGCGGCAACAGGCACGGCCAGTGCAGGCCGTAGCTCTGGACCGCCACGCAGCCCTGCTTCCGGACCCGCTGCACGCTGTTGGCCAGGACCGCCCTCATGGCGGTCTCGCAGGCGTCGATCAGCCCCGGCCAGGACGTCGTGCAGTAGACGCGCAGCACCGGGATCCGCGCAGTGGTGACGAGGTGGCCGTCGCCGAGATAGAGGCCGAGGAGGTAGGCGTAGGCACCCGGATCTGTCGGATTGTCGACGCCCGGGCGGCAGCGGAAACACCGCAGGGCGCTGGCCTGCTGCCTGCTCTCGGGCCGGTCCCTGCACCAGTGGCGGACCGTCGTGTAAGGCAACCCGACGCTGCGGGCGGCCTCGGCGATGCTCCAGCCGGACAGGTGGAGCGCGCGGACGCGGGCGCGGATCTCAGGCGGGTGCACCCGCTTATCTTCGAACGCCTGTATGACAGTTTTTGTGCCCTCGGTGGGATTCGAACCCACACTGTATGCAGTTTGAGTGCATTGCCTACTGCCGGTTGGGCTACGAGGGCCTTCCATGATTCGGCCCTGACAGACTACCCACTACGCTAGGGACGGCGACACCCGGCACGGCGGGTGTCGGGCGCAGACTGGTGGGAGTGGCTCGTGGCCGAGACGCAGACGGATGCCGAGCGCAGGCGGGTGTTGATCGCCGAGGACGAGGCGCTCATCCGGCTCGACCTGGCCGAGATGCTCGTCGAGGAGGGCTACGAGGTCGTCGGGGAGGCCGGCGACGGCGAGACCGCCGTCCGGCTCGCCGAGGAGCTGAAGCCCGATCTGGTCATCCTCGACATCAAGATGCCGATCATGGACGGGCTGGCCGCCGCCGAGCGGATCGCCGGCGCCCGGATCGCCCCGGTGATCATCCTGACCGCCTTCAGCCAGCGGGACCTGGTGGAGCGGGCCCGGGCGGCCGGCGCGATGGCGTACCTCGTGAAGCCCTTCCAGAAGAGCGACCTGGTGCCGGCCGTGGAGATCGCCCTGTCGCGCTACTCGGAGATCGCCGCGTTGGAGGCCGAGGTCGCGGGCCTGACCGACCGGCTGGAGATCCGCAAGACGGTGGAGCGCGCCA
This genomic window contains:
- a CDS encoding LLM class flavin-dependent oxidoreductase, whose amino-acid sequence is MINVPLSVLDVAPVAAGSTAGEALRHTTELARRAEELGYRRFWVAEHHNMPAIASSAPAVLIAHLAAHTSTIRLGSGGVMLPNHAPLVVAEQFGTLEALHPGRIDLGIGRAPGTDQVTALALRRTMEGLSAEGFPRELADLMGYFTGEHAGPIVATPGRGEQPQVWLLGSSGFSAQLAGLLGLPFSFAHHFSAQHTLPALALYRQHFRPSRWLSQPYAMVAVNTICAETDERAQWLAGPSALAFLKLRSGRPQPLASPEEAAAYPYTAAEREFVVQRREGQAMGSPETVGRQLTELLARTGADELMLTSMVYDGADRVRSFELVAEKVAGGLRRQG
- a CDS encoding MFS transporter, yielding MRRWFPLTAVCLGTFMLLVDVTVVTVALPDMVRDLDASFGAVQWVVDAYALALAALVLGAGAVADRVGHRVTYLAGVVVFASSSLACGLAPGAGALVAARAAQGLGAAAMFATTFALLDGAYAGRDRGTAYGVWGAVSGASAAVGPVLGGLLTEGVSWHWIFFVNLPVSAVALGLGARTLPAGRPAAGGRVDVGGVVVFAVAAGCATYALIRAAGAGWSDAVVWVSAGAAAVLLAGFAVVERRVRQPLFDLALLRDGAFVAVLLAGLLLTFAAFAPLAYSMIWLQSVLGLGPVGAGLTGLPMSVVAFVVSAVSGRALHGRRPGLVIGGGLLCVGVGSAVTAVLARGAAGWPVLVPGGAVIGVGVGLATPALGAVAMSLVPAARGGMAAGAVNTCRQLGFAFGIAALGSVFAAGARGVLHARGVADAAGVAHAVAGGRAPGLLGAVPPEGRELLAGATRAAAVGGVRASFAVAAGVGIGAGLLVLGLLRGGAGGRLPDAGAGGGGAGGNNPGAAGVGSSRDQRTSVSP
- a CDS encoding Lrp/AsnC family transcriptional regulator, with the translated sequence MPVAPNDVRPFAALDDVDRAILTELAADGRLPNNALAERVGVAASTCLTRTRALRECGAIRGFHAEVDPAAVGLPLQALVSVRLTAHERAAVDAFRARSVRLPGVVSVFHVAGAEDYVLHVRAASGDALRDFVLDHLAVDPAVQHTQTSLIFEQVRGAG
- a CDS encoding trans-sulfuration enzyme family protein, whose amino-acid sequence is MPSAVDPRNVDTAAVHAGRADLAALGVHAPPIDLSTTNPLPSVATGGEAYELLATGNALPPGDSAVYQRLWNPTVARFETALAELEDTPAAVAFASGMAALTATLLAATRDGNRHVVAVRPLYGGTDHVLATGLLHTDVTWARPDQVAAAIRPDTALVVVETPANPTLDLVDIAALAAAAGDTPLLVDNTVATPVLQRPARHGAALVLHSATKSIGGHGDVLAGVVACGEDWAARLRQVRALTGAILHPLGAYLLHRGLQTLPLRVRAQSAGAEKLAAWLARHPAVARVHHPGLDDPTGLVGRQMTGTGSLLAFEVRGGAPAAATVAAACRLITHAVSLGGVDTLVQHPASLTHRPVAGDARPAGGLLRLSVGLEDPEDLRADLAQALAALG
- a CDS encoding transcriptional regulator, which gives rise to MHPPEIRARVRALHLSGWSIAEAARSVGLPYTTVRHWCRDRPESRQQASALRCFRCRPGVDNPTDPGAYAYLLGLYLGDGHLVTTARIPVLRVYCTTSWPGLIDACETAMRAVLANSVQRVRKQGCVAVQSYGLHWPCLLPQHGPGKKHERPIVLADWQRALVAARPGDFARGLFHSDGCRVTNRVTVRCRGYVYPRYLFSNESADIMGLCQWTLGLLGVAWRMNRPNSLSVARREAVAVLDRHVGPKS
- a CDS encoding ANTAR domain-containing response regulator; amino-acid sequence: MAETQTDAERRRVLIAEDEALIRLDLAEMLVEEGYEVVGEAGDGETAVRLAEELKPDLVILDIKMPIMDGLAAAERIAGARIAPVIILTAFSQRDLVERARAAGAMAYLVKPFQKSDLVPAVEIALSRYSEIAALEAEVAGLTDRLEIRKTVERAKGALMTTYGMTEPQAFKWIQRTAMDHRMTMKEVAERILAETAGGEVTQPAS